The Zobellia alginiliquefaciens genome contains a region encoding:
- a CDS encoding reprolysin-like metallopeptidase: protein MVTKLRLVFSITIAFLSFSASAQSEYWESSSMKKSSYKKVSQGLRVDDGKVFALKEKLFKQELKNSTTSKSNSRIVYFPNSSGNMVAYSVRETPVLSEELSKKYPEIKSFSGRAVDNREDRIRFSISQKDVQAMIVSAKTSESSFIEKVEDDKYMVYSRSAKAEDESDFVCSTQEKVLAFGASLTAKPLDDRVIRKYRLAVSATGEYTEYHGGTVADALAGINATLTRVNEVFETDLAVRLELVSTTDKIIYTNVNTDPYDGTLSTLGNEGQAVMTSEIGETNYDIGHVFHKGENNGNAGFIGAICVTNRKGSAYSSSLTPKGDRFDLDFVAHEMGHQLGANHTWSHEFEGTVVQVEPGSGSTIMGYAGITGVNDVAARGDDYFHYISIQQIIDNLKTKTCGEVMGISNTPPVVDGLEDYVIPKSTAFVLEGSASDSDATDVLTYTWEQIDNGVVTQASFGPNNASGANFRSRLPSLAPVRYFPMLSQVIKGNLTQTFPTRGSAWETVSDVEREMNFAFSVRDNAPGGGQVVSELMNIAVVNSAGPFQVTSQASAETYVAGEMLQIEWDVAGTDALPVATKNVDISLSVDGGVTFTVPLAMGVVNDGAHKVVVPGMPTTEARIMVKASDNIYYAVNSEDFTIEASQFVMNFSGLEYEACHFDDLVVPFVYETYLGFDEEVTFEVTDAPENLGVTFTPGTALLDGTAVDMVVENTENVPEGSYSLTVSAVSASVSKEITLDLKIYDTDFPTVGLTAPANNLIDAATTELLKWEENASYTSYEVHIATDSGFANLVELVTVTANSYVPAELNNQETYYWRVKPLNVCGEGDFSTVRNFTTIQVDCANKPARDLPQEISSSERTTVISKIAFFEDLKVDDINVRLNIDHEYLEDLVVTLTSPSNTVVPLISSSCGNLKNVDATFDDDASSFTCGATATTAINGTVKPLGSLSSFKGESVLGEWTLTVVDNAARDGGVINTFALDICVEGEFRPDVDNDGVFDDGDDLCLNTPEGAEVDSSGCEVHRFATENFEVTVQSESCRNNDDGVISISAIMPLDYTVTISGNGVEVTDTFTNTYSLSSLNSGVYSLCVNASGDGFDYEPFCAQVTILQPDPLGVSSAVSLDGKQLLLSMEGADLYTIELNGDIVLTDKSEITLDLKSGGNLLRVSTGLACQGVFEDSFFIGNEPMVYPNPFDYSTRMLLGASTEKVKIDIFTMGGALVKSQQATPRSGGIDLDFSSLHSGIYIVTVTGETIEGTVKVIKR, encoded by the coding sequence ATGGTTACAAAATTACGTCTTGTTTTTTCAATTACCATAGCATTTCTTTCCTTTTCCGCTTCGGCACAGAGTGAATACTGGGAAAGTTCGTCAATGAAAAAATCTTCCTACAAGAAGGTTTCACAAGGTTTGAGGGTAGATGATGGAAAAGTTTTTGCCTTGAAGGAAAAACTTTTCAAACAAGAATTAAAAAATTCTACAACCTCTAAAAGCAATTCTAGAATCGTCTATTTTCCCAATTCAAGTGGAAATATGGTGGCTTATAGTGTCCGCGAAACTCCAGTTCTTTCAGAGGAACTTTCAAAAAAATATCCAGAAATCAAGTCATTTTCCGGTAGAGCGGTAGATAATCGTGAAGACCGCATAAGATTTAGTATTTCCCAGAAAGATGTACAAGCTATGATCGTCTCCGCTAAGACCAGTGAAAGCAGTTTCATTGAAAAAGTGGAGGATGATAAATATATGGTGTACTCAAGAAGTGCTAAAGCAGAAGATGAAAGTGATTTTGTATGCAGCACTCAAGAAAAAGTATTGGCTTTTGGTGCGAGTCTTACGGCAAAGCCCCTAGATGACCGTGTCATTAGAAAATATAGATTGGCGGTTTCTGCAACTGGAGAATATACAGAATACCATGGTGGTACAGTAGCCGATGCTCTAGCAGGAATCAACGCAACATTAACCAGGGTAAACGAGGTTTTTGAGACTGATTTGGCCGTTCGTTTAGAACTTGTTTCCACTACGGATAAAATTATTTATACCAATGTAAACACAGACCCTTATGATGGTACATTAAGTACGTTGGGGAATGAAGGCCAGGCCGTAATGACCAGTGAAATTGGTGAAACAAATTATGATATAGGGCATGTTTTTCACAAAGGGGAAAACAATGGTAATGCCGGTTTTATAGGCGCTATCTGTGTAACCAATAGAAAAGGTAGTGCTTATTCATCGAGCTTAACTCCTAAGGGAGATAGGTTTGACTTGGATTTTGTGGCTCATGAAATGGGCCATCAACTAGGGGCAAATCATACTTGGTCCCATGAATTTGAGGGCACTGTAGTCCAGGTAGAACCAGGTAGTGGATCTACTATTATGGGATATGCCGGTATTACGGGTGTTAATGATGTTGCTGCTAGAGGAGATGATTATTTTCATTATATCAGCATTCAACAGATTATAGATAATTTAAAGACAAAGACTTGTGGTGAGGTTATGGGTATTTCTAATACACCACCGGTGGTCGATGGCCTTGAAGATTATGTGATTCCAAAATCTACTGCTTTTGTATTAGAGGGCAGTGCGTCCGATTCAGATGCTACGGATGTATTAACCTATACTTGGGAGCAAATAGATAACGGAGTAGTTACTCAGGCCTCTTTTGGTCCAAATAACGCTAGTGGAGCAAATTTTAGGTCTAGATTGCCAAGTTTAGCTCCAGTACGATATTTTCCTATGCTTTCACAAGTGATAAAAGGCAATTTAACCCAGACTTTCCCAACAAGAGGCTCGGCCTGGGAAACGGTTTCCGATGTTGAGAGAGAAATGAACTTTGCTTTTAGCGTTAGGGACAATGCACCCGGAGGAGGGCAAGTGGTTTCGGAATTAATGAATATTGCCGTAGTGAATAGTGCAGGTCCTTTTCAGGTTACCTCTCAAGCTTCTGCTGAAACCTATGTTGCCGGTGAAATGCTGCAAATAGAATGGGATGTGGCAGGTACGGATGCATTGCCGGTTGCAACTAAAAACGTAGATATAAGTCTTTCGGTTGATGGTGGGGTAACTTTTACGGTTCCATTAGCAATGGGAGTGGTTAACGATGGCGCTCATAAGGTGGTCGTTCCCGGTATGCCAACTACGGAAGCACGTATTATGGTAAAGGCATCGGATAATATTTATTATGCCGTGAACTCAGAAGATTTTACTATTGAAGCCTCTCAGTTTGTTATGAATTTTTCAGGTTTGGAATATGAAGCCTGTCACTTTGATGACCTTGTGGTTCCATTTGTTTATGAAACTTATTTGGGTTTTGATGAAGAAGTTACTTTTGAGGTGACCGATGCGCCCGAAAACCTAGGTGTTACCTTTACGCCAGGAACGGCTTTGCTAGATGGGACAGCAGTGGATATGGTGGTTGAAAATACTGAAAATGTGCCGGAAGGGTCTTATTCGTTAACGGTTTCGGCAGTTTCAGCAAGTGTTTCAAAAGAAATTACATTGGACCTAAAAATATATGATACCGACTTTCCAACGGTTGGGCTAACAGCACCGGCAAATAATTTGATTGATGCGGCAACAACAGAGCTGTTGAAGTGGGAAGAAAATGCATCGTATACTTCGTATGAAGTTCATATTGCTACGGATAGCGGGTTTGCCAATCTCGTTGAGTTGGTTACGGTCACAGCCAACAGCTATGTGCCCGCTGAGCTGAACAATCAAGAAACATATTATTGGCGAGTAAAACCTTTGAATGTATGTGGTGAAGGAGACTTCAGTACTGTTCGTAATTTCACTACCATCCAAGTGGATTGTGCCAACAAACCGGCAAGAGACCTTCCGCAGGAAATTAGCTCATCAGAACGAACTACGGTAATTTCTAAAATTGCCTTTTTTGAAGATTTAAAGGTGGATGATATTAATGTGAGGTTGAATATTGACCATGAGTATTTAGAGGATTTGGTGGTCACCCTTACCTCGCCGTCCAATACGGTAGTTCCTTTAATTTCCAGTTCATGTGGTAACCTTAAGAATGTAGATGCAACTTTTGATGATGATGCCAGTAGTTTTACATGTGGAGCAACGGCTACAACGGCAATAAATGGAACTGTAAAGCCACTAGGATCATTGAGTTCTTTTAAAGGGGAATCCGTATTGGGTGAGTGGACCTTGACCGTTGTTGATAATGCAGCTAGGGATGGAGGGGTTATAAATACGTTTGCCTTGGATATTTGTGTTGAAGGAGAATTTAGGCCAGATGTAGATAATGATGGTGTTTTTGATGATGGGGACGACCTGTGCCTTAATACGCCCGAAGGTGCAGAAGTAGATTCTTCCGGTTGCGAGGTACATCGTTTTGCTACGGAAAATTTTGAAGTTACGGTACAAAGTGAATCGTGCAGAAATAATGATGATGGAGTCATTTCTATAAGTGCTATCATGCCTTTGGATTACACCGTAACTATTTCCGGCAATGGAGTGGAGGTAACAGATACATTTACAAATACATATTCATTATCAAGCTTAAACTCGGGTGTATACTCGTTATGTGTAAATGCTTCGGGTGACGGATTTGATTATGAGCCATTCTGTGCCCAAGTAACAATTTTACAGCCGGATCCTTTAGGTGTCTCCTCGGCCGTGTCTTTAGATGGAAAGCAATTGTTGCTTTCTATGGAGGGGGCAGATTTGTATACGATTGAATTAAATGGAGATATTGTACTGACGGATAAATCGGAAATTACATTGGATCTTAAATCAGGAGGGAATTTGCTTCGTGTATCTACAGGGCTGGCATGTCAGGGGGTTTTTGAAGATAGCTTTTTTATAGGGAACGAGCCAATGGTTTATCCAAACCCTTTTGATTATAGTACCAGGATGCTGTTAGGAGCATCAACGGAAAAAGTAAAAATAGATATCTTTACTATGGGTGGGGCGTTGGTTAAGAGTCAGCAGGCCACACCAAGAAGTGGTGGAATAGATTTAGATTTTTCTTCACTTCACTCCGGAATTTATATAGTAACAGTAACAGGTGAAACCATTGAGGGAACGGTAAAAGTAATAAAACGATGA
- a CDS encoding bifunctional riboflavin kinase/FAD synthetase — translation MVTVQSISKNDKRHPTAITIGTFDGVHIGHRKILERLINNAASLDLKSTVLTFFPHPRMVLQKDANIKLLNTIEEKTKILEALGLDQLIIHPFTQEFSRLSATEFVRDNLVNQLNTKQIIIGYDHRFGRNRNANITDLRAFGSTFNFEVEEISAQEIDEVSVSSTKIRKALQEGDITTANAYLGYNYMLTGTIEKGKGLGRQIGFPTANLHIAESYKLIPKNGVYVVKSKISEQTVYGMMNIGYNPTVAGKKKTIEINFFDFDQDLYGQELQIDILHRIRDEHKFESVEALKKQIEKDKQTSLALISK, via the coding sequence GTGGTAACAGTCCAAAGCATTTCCAAAAACGATAAACGGCATCCGACTGCCATTACCATAGGCACTTTTGACGGAGTCCATATAGGTCATAGAAAAATTCTTGAACGCCTGATCAATAACGCTGCCTCTCTGGATCTTAAATCTACAGTATTGACCTTTTTTCCGCATCCACGTATGGTTTTACAAAAAGATGCGAACATAAAATTGCTAAATACAATTGAAGAAAAGACAAAAATACTAGAAGCTCTAGGTCTCGACCAATTAATCATTCACCCTTTTACGCAAGAATTTTCTAGACTTTCTGCCACAGAATTTGTCAGGGACAATTTGGTAAATCAATTAAACACAAAACAAATAATCATTGGTTACGACCATCGTTTTGGCAGAAACCGAAATGCAAATATTACAGACTTAAGAGCCTTTGGCAGTACTTTTAACTTTGAAGTTGAAGAAATATCCGCTCAAGAAATAGACGAAGTATCCGTCAGTTCTACCAAAATAAGAAAAGCCCTTCAAGAAGGAGATATTACAACTGCTAATGCATATTTGGGATATAACTACATGCTTACAGGCACCATAGAAAAAGGGAAAGGTCTAGGCAGACAAATTGGTTTCCCTACGGCCAACCTACATATTGCCGAGTCCTACAAACTCATACCCAAAAACGGTGTGTATGTTGTAAAAAGTAAAATTTCGGAACAAACGGTCTACGGCATGATGAACATTGGCTACAACCCAACGGTTGCCGGAAAGAAAAAGACAATTGAAATCAATTTTTTTGATTTTGACCAAGATCTCTATGGCCAAGAACTACAGATAGATATTTTGCACCGTATACGGGACGAGCACAAATTTGAATCCGTAGAAGCATTGAAAAAACAGATTGAAAAAGATAAGCAAACCTCTCTTGCATTAATCTCTAAATAA